From Oncorhynchus tshawytscha isolate Ot180627B linkage group LG11, Otsh_v2.0, whole genome shotgun sequence, the proteins below share one genomic window:
- the g2e3 gene encoding G2/M phase-specific E3 ubiquitin-protein ligase isoform X1 — MKRRIRRSEQEYSIDCCALCKLNENCPDKYGEKITLKSHELTVHYFCLLMSSGVYQRGEENEGIYGFLVDDIKQEVSRSYRLKCAVCKKNGASVGCYIKSCRKMVHFPCGKQHQFIFQFTDPFPSYCKDHSPTQSLPVSSCVSEPLSCSVCLDPIEAVLSYSVLKCPACHGSWFHRDCVQNQAHSAAMFFFRCTLCNNKDMFQQEMLRMGIHIPERDAAWELEENAYGELLQVYQHCDAIKCLSHSGRTNSSRTGWFQILRCMLCGSRGTHRKCASLNTFETDWACEDCAAAVDATASLPRHTDSPQPAGQRRSRSSKRSLILTPRQSPIVCKRPSLSGSSAKEILQELASQISQHHPSMPVVVSGNKVLEAAMELVKRSDFKPSHALAVRFTSSKHIPSSGNTRHFLSLLVQQLQNTIFEGPDGAKNLTLDAQALREDVYFDVGCLLSLSLIHGGPPLGFFSRALYQHLFNFPRDTPLTVEDMGNTGFTDKVKKIQESRSLEELREAMQSASEYLEVAGCMRPVDSLSDKDTLVEDIVSFHLITRLQLPFQRFCEGLKTLGVFDQVQMFPGAFVSLFCSSPDKLTAETMSALFTVKFSEQEETTGKESAVVTFWRHYLVECEVGRCATSLEDVLIYATSADVVPAIGFSPNPTLSFLNPLDPAGAFPKSQPSSNHLVLPVVPSYQVFKKNMEYAVCQLTVMQAI, encoded by the exons ATGAAGAGGAGGATTCGAAGATCTGAGCAGGAATACTCAATAGACT GTTGTGCACTTTGTAAACTCAATGAAAATTGTCCGGACAAATATGGCGAGAAGATCACACTTAAGTCACATGAACTcactgtgcactacttttgcctg CTGATGTCAAGTGGAGTGTATCAGCGTGGCGAGGAAAACGAAGGCATCTATGGCTTCTTGGTGGATGATATTAAACAGGAGGTCAGCAGATCCTACAGACTA AAGTGTGCAGTCTGCAAGAAGAACGGTGCCTCAGTTGGGTGCTACATCAAAAGCTGCCGGAAAATGGTCCATTTTCCATGTGGCAAACAACACCAATTCATCTTTCAATTCACAGACCCATTTCC CTCCTACTGCAAGGATCACAGTCCCACCCAGTCGCTGCCAGTCTCGTCCTGTGTCAGTGAGCCCCTGTCTTGCTCAGTGTGTCTGGATCCCATAGAGGCCGTTCTCTCCTACTCCGTCCTCAAGTGTCCTGCCTGCCATGGCAGCTGGTTTCACAGAGACTGTGTGCAG AACCAGGCTCACAGTGCTGCCATGTTCTTCTTCAGATGCACTCTGTGCAACAACAAGGACATGTTCCAGCAGGAGATGCTCCGGATGGGAATCCACATACCAGAGAG AGATGCAGCCTGGGAGCTGGAAGAAAATGCCTATGGAGAGTTACTGCAGGTGTACCAACACTGTGATGCCATCAAATGTCTCTCCCACAGTGGTCGGACAAACTCTTCACGCACTGG ATGGTTTCAAATATTGCGTTGCATGCTCTGTGGCTCAAGAGGTACACACCGAAAGTGTGCTTCCCTCAACACTTTTGAGACTGACTGGGCTTGTGAGGACTGTGCAGCAGCTGTGGATGCAACAG CTTCACTACCCAGACACACTGACTCTCCACAGCCCGCTGGGCAGAGAAGAAGCAGGTCTTCTAAAAGGAGTCTTATCCTGACCCCTCGCCAATCACCCATAGTCTGTAAAAG GCCATCGTTGTCGGGAAGCTCTGCTAAAGAGATCCTACAGGAGCTTGCCAGTCAGATATCACAGCACCACCCGTCCATGCCAGTGGTGGTGAGTGGGAACAAGGTCCTGGAGGCTGCCATGGAGCTAGTGAAGAGGAGCGACTTCAAGCCGTCCCATGCCCTGGCGGTGAGATTTACAAGCAGCAAGCACATTCCCAGCTCTGGCAACACCCGACACTTCCTCAGCCTCCTGGTGCAGCAGCTGCAAAACACCATCTTTGAAGGTCCCGATGGTGCCAAGAACCTGACTCTCGACGCACAAG CTCTGAGGGAGGATGTCTACTTTGACGTAGGGTGTCTGCTGTCCCTGAGTCTGATCCACGGGGGACCTCCTCTGGGCTTCTTCTCCAGGGCTCTATACCAGCACCTGTTCAACTTCCCCAGGGATACTCCTCTCACTGTGGAGGACATGGGCAACACTGGATTCACAGACAAAGTCAAGAAG ATTCAGGAATCTAGATCTTTGGAGGAATTGAGAGAGGCAATGCAGTCAGCTTCAGAATACCTGGAAGTGGCTGGGTGCATGAGACCAGTTGACAGCCTTTCTGACAAAGATACACTTGTTGAAGATATTGTGAGCTTCCACCTAATCACAAGACTGCAGTTACCCTTCCAAAG GTTCTGTGAAGGTTTGAAAACCCTTGGTGTGTTTGACCAGGTCCAGATGTTTCCGGGGGCCTTTGTtagtctgttctgttcctctcctgACAAGCTGACTGCTGAGACCATGTCTGCCCTCTTCACTGTTAAGTTTTCAGAACAGGAAGAGACCACAGGGAAGGAGAGTGCTGTGGTCACCTTCTGGAGACACTACCTAGTAGAGTGTGAAG TTGGCAGATGTGCAACATCACTAGAGGACGTGCTCATCTATGCCACATCCGCTGATGTGGTGCCAGCCATAGGGTTCAGCCCCAACCCCACCTTATCCTTCCTCAACCCCCTGGACCCTGCCGGGGCCTTTCCCAAGAGCCAACCCAGCTCTAACCACCTGGTGCTGCCTGTGGTGCCGTCCTACCAAGTCTTTAAGAAGAATATGGAGTATGCAGTGTGCCAGCTCACAGTGATGCAGGCCATTTGA
- the g2e3 gene encoding G2/M phase-specific E3 ubiquitin-protein ligase isoform X3, giving the protein MKRRIRRSEQEYSIDCCALCKLNENCPDKYGEKITLKSHELTVHYFCLLMSSGVYQRGEENEGIYGFLVDDIKQEVSRSYRLKCAVCKKNGASVGCYIKSCRKMVHFPCGKQHQFIFQFTDPFPSYCKDHSPTQSLPVSSCVSEPLSCSVCLDPIEAVLSYSVLKCPACHGSWFHRDCVQNQAHSAAMFFFRCTLCNNKDMFQQEMLRMGIHIPERDAAWELEENAYGELLQVYQHCDAIKCLSHSGRTNSSRTGWFQILRCMLCGSRGTHRKCASLNTFETDWACEDCAAAVDATASLPRHTDSPQPAGQRRSRSSKRSLILTPRQSPIVCKRPSLSGSSAKEILQELASQISQHHPSMPVVVSGNKVLEAAMELVKRSDFKPSHALAVRFTSSKHIPSSGNTRHFLSLLVQQLQNTIFEGPDGAKNLTLDAQALREDVYFDVGCLLSLSLIHGGPPLGFFSRALYQHLFNFPRDTPLTVEDMGNTGFTDKVKKIQESRSLEELREAMQSASEYLEVAGCMRPVDSLSDKDTLVEDIVSFHLITRLQLPFQSFQNRKRPQGRRVLWSPSGDTT; this is encoded by the exons ATGAAGAGGAGGATTCGAAGATCTGAGCAGGAATACTCAATAGACT GTTGTGCACTTTGTAAACTCAATGAAAATTGTCCGGACAAATATGGCGAGAAGATCACACTTAAGTCACATGAACTcactgtgcactacttttgcctg CTGATGTCAAGTGGAGTGTATCAGCGTGGCGAGGAAAACGAAGGCATCTATGGCTTCTTGGTGGATGATATTAAACAGGAGGTCAGCAGATCCTACAGACTA AAGTGTGCAGTCTGCAAGAAGAACGGTGCCTCAGTTGGGTGCTACATCAAAAGCTGCCGGAAAATGGTCCATTTTCCATGTGGCAAACAACACCAATTCATCTTTCAATTCACAGACCCATTTCC CTCCTACTGCAAGGATCACAGTCCCACCCAGTCGCTGCCAGTCTCGTCCTGTGTCAGTGAGCCCCTGTCTTGCTCAGTGTGTCTGGATCCCATAGAGGCCGTTCTCTCCTACTCCGTCCTCAAGTGTCCTGCCTGCCATGGCAGCTGGTTTCACAGAGACTGTGTGCAG AACCAGGCTCACAGTGCTGCCATGTTCTTCTTCAGATGCACTCTGTGCAACAACAAGGACATGTTCCAGCAGGAGATGCTCCGGATGGGAATCCACATACCAGAGAG AGATGCAGCCTGGGAGCTGGAAGAAAATGCCTATGGAGAGTTACTGCAGGTGTACCAACACTGTGATGCCATCAAATGTCTCTCCCACAGTGGTCGGACAAACTCTTCACGCACTGG ATGGTTTCAAATATTGCGTTGCATGCTCTGTGGCTCAAGAGGTACACACCGAAAGTGTGCTTCCCTCAACACTTTTGAGACTGACTGGGCTTGTGAGGACTGTGCAGCAGCTGTGGATGCAACAG CTTCACTACCCAGACACACTGACTCTCCACAGCCCGCTGGGCAGAGAAGAAGCAGGTCTTCTAAAAGGAGTCTTATCCTGACCCCTCGCCAATCACCCATAGTCTGTAAAAG GCCATCGTTGTCGGGAAGCTCTGCTAAAGAGATCCTACAGGAGCTTGCCAGTCAGATATCACAGCACCACCCGTCCATGCCAGTGGTGGTGAGTGGGAACAAGGTCCTGGAGGCTGCCATGGAGCTAGTGAAGAGGAGCGACTTCAAGCCGTCCCATGCCCTGGCGGTGAGATTTACAAGCAGCAAGCACATTCCCAGCTCTGGCAACACCCGACACTTCCTCAGCCTCCTGGTGCAGCAGCTGCAAAACACCATCTTTGAAGGTCCCGATGGTGCCAAGAACCTGACTCTCGACGCACAAG CTCTGAGGGAGGATGTCTACTTTGACGTAGGGTGTCTGCTGTCCCTGAGTCTGATCCACGGGGGACCTCCTCTGGGCTTCTTCTCCAGGGCTCTATACCAGCACCTGTTCAACTTCCCCAGGGATACTCCTCTCACTGTGGAGGACATGGGCAACACTGGATTCACAGACAAAGTCAAGAAG ATTCAGGAATCTAGATCTTTGGAGGAATTGAGAGAGGCAATGCAGTCAGCTTCAGAATACCTGGAAGTGGCTGGGTGCATGAGACCAGTTGACAGCCTTTCTGACAAAGATACACTTGTTGAAGATATTGTGAGCTTCCACCTAATCACAAGACTGCAGTTACCCTTCCAAAG TTTTCAGAACAGGAAGAGACCACAGGGAAGGAGAGTGCTGTGGTCACCTTCTGGAGACACTACCTAG
- the g2e3 gene encoding G2/M phase-specific E3 ubiquitin-protein ligase isoform X2, protein MASWWMILNRRLGTIHPLQLSGHFDACCHRDTKCAVCKKNGASVGCYIKSCRKMVHFPCGKQHQFIFQFTDPFPSYCKDHSPTQSLPVSSCVSEPLSCSVCLDPIEAVLSYSVLKCPACHGSWFHRDCVQNQAHSAAMFFFRCTLCNNKDMFQQEMLRMGIHIPERDAAWELEENAYGELLQVYQHCDAIKCLSHSGRTNSSRTGWFQILRCMLCGSRGTHRKCASLNTFETDWACEDCAAAVDATASLPRHTDSPQPAGQRRSRSSKRSLILTPRQSPIVCKRPSLSGSSAKEILQELASQISQHHPSMPVVVSGNKVLEAAMELVKRSDFKPSHALAVRFTSSKHIPSSGNTRHFLSLLVQQLQNTIFEGPDGAKNLTLDAQALREDVYFDVGCLLSLSLIHGGPPLGFFSRALYQHLFNFPRDTPLTVEDMGNTGFTDKVKKIQESRSLEELREAMQSASEYLEVAGCMRPVDSLSDKDTLVEDIVSFHLITRLQLPFQRFCEGLKTLGVFDQVQMFPGAFVSLFCSSPDKLTAETMSALFTVKFSEQEETTGKESAVVTFWRHYLVECEVGRCATSLEDVLIYATSADVVPAIGFSPNPTLSFLNPLDPAGAFPKSQPSSNHLVLPVVPSYQVFKKNMEYAVCQLTVMQAI, encoded by the exons ATGGCTTCTTGGTGGATGATATTAAACAGGAG GCTAGGTACCATTCACCCTCTTCAGCTGAGCGGGCACTTTGACGCTTGCTGCCATAGAGATAcg AAGTGTGCAGTCTGCAAGAAGAACGGTGCCTCAGTTGGGTGCTACATCAAAAGCTGCCGGAAAATGGTCCATTTTCCATGTGGCAAACAACACCAATTCATCTTTCAATTCACAGACCCATTTCC CTCCTACTGCAAGGATCACAGTCCCACCCAGTCGCTGCCAGTCTCGTCCTGTGTCAGTGAGCCCCTGTCTTGCTCAGTGTGTCTGGATCCCATAGAGGCCGTTCTCTCCTACTCCGTCCTCAAGTGTCCTGCCTGCCATGGCAGCTGGTTTCACAGAGACTGTGTGCAG AACCAGGCTCACAGTGCTGCCATGTTCTTCTTCAGATGCACTCTGTGCAACAACAAGGACATGTTCCAGCAGGAGATGCTCCGGATGGGAATCCACATACCAGAGAG AGATGCAGCCTGGGAGCTGGAAGAAAATGCCTATGGAGAGTTACTGCAGGTGTACCAACACTGTGATGCCATCAAATGTCTCTCCCACAGTGGTCGGACAAACTCTTCACGCACTGG ATGGTTTCAAATATTGCGTTGCATGCTCTGTGGCTCAAGAGGTACACACCGAAAGTGTGCTTCCCTCAACACTTTTGAGACTGACTGGGCTTGTGAGGACTGTGCAGCAGCTGTGGATGCAACAG CTTCACTACCCAGACACACTGACTCTCCACAGCCCGCTGGGCAGAGAAGAAGCAGGTCTTCTAAAAGGAGTCTTATCCTGACCCCTCGCCAATCACCCATAGTCTGTAAAAG GCCATCGTTGTCGGGAAGCTCTGCTAAAGAGATCCTACAGGAGCTTGCCAGTCAGATATCACAGCACCACCCGTCCATGCCAGTGGTGGTGAGTGGGAACAAGGTCCTGGAGGCTGCCATGGAGCTAGTGAAGAGGAGCGACTTCAAGCCGTCCCATGCCCTGGCGGTGAGATTTACAAGCAGCAAGCACATTCCCAGCTCTGGCAACACCCGACACTTCCTCAGCCTCCTGGTGCAGCAGCTGCAAAACACCATCTTTGAAGGTCCCGATGGTGCCAAGAACCTGACTCTCGACGCACAAG CTCTGAGGGAGGATGTCTACTTTGACGTAGGGTGTCTGCTGTCCCTGAGTCTGATCCACGGGGGACCTCCTCTGGGCTTCTTCTCCAGGGCTCTATACCAGCACCTGTTCAACTTCCCCAGGGATACTCCTCTCACTGTGGAGGACATGGGCAACACTGGATTCACAGACAAAGTCAAGAAG ATTCAGGAATCTAGATCTTTGGAGGAATTGAGAGAGGCAATGCAGTCAGCTTCAGAATACCTGGAAGTGGCTGGGTGCATGAGACCAGTTGACAGCCTTTCTGACAAAGATACACTTGTTGAAGATATTGTGAGCTTCCACCTAATCACAAGACTGCAGTTACCCTTCCAAAG GTTCTGTGAAGGTTTGAAAACCCTTGGTGTGTTTGACCAGGTCCAGATGTTTCCGGGGGCCTTTGTtagtctgttctgttcctctcctgACAAGCTGACTGCTGAGACCATGTCTGCCCTCTTCACTGTTAAGTTTTCAGAACAGGAAGAGACCACAGGGAAGGAGAGTGCTGTGGTCACCTTCTGGAGACACTACCTAGTAGAGTGTGAAG TTGGCAGATGTGCAACATCACTAGAGGACGTGCTCATCTATGCCACATCCGCTGATGTGGTGCCAGCCATAGGGTTCAGCCCCAACCCCACCTTATCCTTCCTCAACCCCCTGGACCCTGCCGGGGCCTTTCCCAAGAGCCAACCCAGCTCTAACCACCTGGTGCTGCCTGTGGTGCCGTCCTACCAAGTCTTTAAGAAGAATATGGAGTATGCAGTGTGCCAGCTCACAGTGATGCAGGCCATTTGA